Proteins encoded together in one Acholeplasma hippikon window:
- the sepF gene encoding cell division protein SepF → MGLFGKKKQNEIEILTAERILMEQLRNDDDAYITKLARQMMEGAPLILNFDQLHIDRANKVISFMSGVVYAISGQIVEINETTYLFGNKDLYTDGSVEAWLRTNLN, encoded by the coding sequence ATGGGTCTATTTGGTAAGAAGAAGCAAAATGAAATTGAAATCTTAACTGCTGAACGCATTTTGATGGAACAACTTCGTAATGATGATGATGCATATATTACTAAGTTAGCACGTCAAATGATGGAAGGCGCACCATTAATTTTAAACTTTGATCAATTACATATCGATCGAGCAAATAAAGTCATTTCATTTATGTCTGGTGTTGTTTATGCAATTTCTGGTCAAATTGTAGAAATTAATGAAACAACTTATCTTTTTGGAAATAAAGACCTTTATACAGATGGTTCTGTTGAAGCGTGGCTAAGAACTAATTTAAATTAA
- the deoC gene encoding deoxyribose-phosphate aldolase — translation MLLNTYIDHTKLGPIVTKEQIDQLIEEAIKYQFKSVCVSPIWVKYAKEKLEGTNVLVCTVIGFPHGTHLPKVKAYETKEAIKDGADEIDMVINVSAVKEANRKNVLADIKAVVKAAKGKTVKVIIETAYLEKKEITFASKLAIKAGAQFVKTSTGYASRGASLEDVIIMKKAIKDTGFIKASGGIRTKEDALKMIEAGADRLGTSGGVKLMEGETNGNTTY, via the coding sequence ATGTTATTAAATACATATATTGATCATACTAAATTAGGACCAATCGTAACAAAAGAACAAATTGACCAATTAATCGAAGAAGCAATCAAATATCAATTTAAGAGTGTTTGCGTAAGTCCAATTTGGGTAAAATATGCTAAAGAAAAACTTGAAGGAACAAACGTATTAGTATGTACTGTCATTGGATTTCCTCATGGAACTCATTTACCAAAGGTAAAAGCATATGAAACAAAAGAAGCCATTAAAGATGGTGCTGACGAAATTGATATGGTTATTAATGTTTCAGCAGTAAAAGAAGCTAATAGAAAAAATGTATTAGCAGATATTAAAGCAGTTGTTAAAGCTGCAAAAGGTAAAACTGTTAAAGTTATTATCGAAACAGCTTATTTAGAAAAGAAAGAAATTACTTTTGCATCTAAATTAGCGATCAAAGCTGGTGCTCAATTCGTTAAAACATCTACAGGTTATGCGTCTCGTGGTGCTTCATTAGAAGATGTTATTATTATGAAGAAAGCAATCAAAGATACAGGATTTATTAAAGCTTCAGGCGGCATTCGTACAAAAGAAGACGCTTTAAAAATGATCGAAGCAGGTGCTGATAGATTAGGCACATCTGGAGGGGTTAAATTAATGGAGGGGGAAACAAATGGCAACACCACATATTGA
- the surE gene encoding 5'/3'-nucleotidase SurE: MNILVVNDDGIEAEGIKILVKAASHFGSVFVAAPKYQQSAMSAAISYKGTMEIEEVEPLFASARSIAVTGTPADCIKAGLKLFDQEFDLVLSGINHGVNLAKDIQYSGTVAAAMEASIYGIPAIAFSAPDIKVPYLYDETVKLLDELIETELYKNTGILNVNFPHTSFKKVQGIRVTKLGQRLQYSELMKTDKPNVYRLHASDVHFKEDEDSDMTAYYEGYVSITPMQFDRTDYKKLKNIFSEENK; this comes from the coding sequence ATGAATATTTTAGTCGTAAATGATGATGGTATTGAAGCAGAAGGTATTAAAATCTTAGTAAAGGCTGCTAGTCATTTTGGCTCTGTATTTGTCGCTGCGCCAAAATATCAACAAAGTGCAATGTCAGCTGCAATTTCATATAAAGGAACAATGGAAATTGAAGAAGTTGAACCTTTATTTGCATCAGCAAGATCAATTGCAGTCACTGGAACACCTGCAGACTGTATCAAAGCTGGTTTAAAATTATTTGATCAAGAATTTGATTTAGTTTTATCTGGTATTAATCATGGCGTAAATTTAGCAAAAGATATTCAATATTCTGGAACAGTTGCAGCAGCAATGGAAGCCTCAATTTATGGTATTCCTGCGATTGCTTTCTCTGCTCCAGATATTAAGGTTCCTTATTTATATGATGAAACAGTAAAATTATTAGATGAGTTAATTGAAACTGAATTGTATAAAAATACAGGAATCTTAAATGTAAACTTCCCGCACACTTCATTTAAAAAAGTACAGGGAATCCGTGTAACAAAATTAGGTCAACGCCTACAATATAGTGAATTAATGAAGACCGATAAACCTAATGTTTATAGACTTCACGCATCAGATGTTCATTTTAAAGAAGATGAAGATAGTGATATGACAGCTTACTATGAAGGCTATGTTTCTATCACACCAATGCAGTTTGATAGAACTGACTATAAAAAATTAAAAAATATCTTTAGTGAAGAGAACAAGTAA
- the ileS gene encoding isoleucine--tRNA ligase → MDFKDTLLMPKTDFEMRGNLGVREPLIQAKWAEMDLYKKVLEMNKDNEPFVLHDGPPYANNNIHIGHAFQKTLKDFVLRYQTMSGKYVPYIPGWDTHGLPIENEVTKKGVNRKELSRSEFRKICREYALSQVEVQKAQFKRLGILGDWDHPYLTLDKTFVADQIRVFGQMVENRLIYKGLKPIYWSPSSESALAEAEIEYHDKQSKSIYVAFDVVDEKFPNTKLLIWTTTPWTLPANLAVSAHPNLTYVLFESNGTNYICAKDLLEKLTSLLKFENVNIIKEFKGEALEYVQYKHPLFDRVSPVILGEHVTNEDGTGLVHTAPGHGVDDYMVGKKYKLDLLSPVDAQGHMTAEAFQYEGLFYEKANDAIIADLEAKGALLNLTVITHSYPHDWRTKKPVIFRATPQWFASVEMIREELLESVKTVKWNTVWGEVRLSNMLRDREDWVISRQRAWGVPIPAFYKEDGTPILDSNVINHVADIFEKHGSDVWYEWEPKDLLPEGYEFEGKLTKELDIMDVWFDSGTSYRVLERRGLPFPADLYLEGSDQYRGWFNSSLTTSIATKKIAPYKEIVSHGFVLDGQGRKMSKSLGNVIDPLAVMKEQGADVLRLWVASVDYEADVRISNDLMKQVSESYRKIRNTFRFMLGVVNDFNPETDYVGWSMRGQLNRIVTDKYYELASKTNEAYKNYNFAEVTRLVMPFIINELSAFYLDYTKDTLYCDDQNDFERRAIQSTIYDILLGLLAILTPIIPHTTSEAYSHLPYKAEEDIYLERMPVGGRMKEPKLQENYVHFVTLRDEVLKHLELARASKLIGKSLEAKVTINVTKEMMDALTYLQLTENLNKVLIVSKVNLILSNEFSVLVEKADGVLCERCWNIVDEVNGDKLCHRCEHVIGGRR, encoded by the coding sequence ATGGATTTTAAAGATACATTATTAATGCCTAAAACCGATTTTGAAATGAGAGGTAATTTAGGTGTTAGAGAACCATTAATCCAAGCAAAATGGGCTGAAATGGATCTCTACAAAAAAGTATTAGAAATGAATAAGGACAATGAGCCATTTGTTTTACACGATGGTCCTCCTTATGCAAACAATAATATTCACATTGGACATGCTTTCCAAAAAACTTTAAAAGACTTTGTATTACGTTATCAAACAATGTCTGGTAAATATGTACCCTATATTCCAGGATGGGATACACATGGTTTACCAATTGAAAATGAAGTAACTAAAAAAGGAGTTAATCGTAAAGAGTTATCACGTTCAGAATTTAGAAAAATCTGCCGTGAATACGCATTAAGCCAAGTAGAAGTTCAAAAAGCACAATTCAAACGCTTAGGTATTTTAGGTGATTGGGATCATCCTTATCTAACACTAGATAAGACTTTTGTTGCTGATCAAATTAGAGTATTTGGTCAAATGGTAGAAAATAGATTAATCTATAAGGGATTAAAACCAATTTATTGGTCACCATCTTCAGAATCTGCTTTAGCAGAAGCTGAAATTGAATATCATGACAAACAATCAAAATCAATTTATGTTGCATTTGATGTTGTTGATGAAAAATTCCCAAATACAAAATTATTAATTTGGACAACTACACCTTGGACTTTACCTGCAAATTTAGCAGTTTCAGCACATCCAAACTTAACTTATGTATTATTTGAATCAAATGGTACAAATTATATCTGTGCTAAAGACTTATTAGAAAAATTAACTTCACTATTAAAATTTGAAAATGTAAATATCATTAAAGAATTCAAAGGTGAAGCATTAGAATATGTTCAATATAAACACCCATTATTTGATCGTGTAAGCCCAGTAATCTTAGGTGAACATGTTACCAATGAAGATGGTACTGGTTTAGTACATACTGCACCAGGACATGGTGTAGATGACTATATGGTTGGTAAGAAATATAAATTAGATTTATTATCACCAGTTGATGCTCAAGGTCATATGACTGCTGAAGCATTCCAATATGAAGGCTTATTCTATGAAAAAGCAAATGATGCAATCATTGCTGATTTAGAAGCTAAAGGTGCATTATTAAATCTAACTGTAATCACTCACTCATATCCTCATGACTGGAGAACTAAAAAACCAGTAATCTTTAGAGCAACGCCTCAATGGTTTGCAAGTGTGGAAATGATTAGAGAAGAATTACTTGAATCAGTTAAAACAGTTAAATGGAATACTGTATGGGGTGAAGTGAGACTTTCAAACATGTTGAGAGACCGTGAAGACTGGGTAATTTCTCGTCAAAGAGCATGGGGAGTTCCAATTCCTGCATTCTATAAAGAAGATGGCACACCAATCTTAGACAGCAATGTAATTAATCATGTTGCTGATATCTTTGAAAAACATGGTTCAGATGTTTGGTATGAATGGGAACCTAAAGATTTATTACCTGAAGGATATGAATTTGAAGGAAAATTAACAAAAGAATTAGATATCATGGACGTTTGGTTTGACTCAGGTACTTCATACCGCGTGTTAGAACGTCGTGGATTACCATTCCCAGCTGATTTATACTTAGAAGGTTCTGACCAATATCGTGGATGGTTTAACTCATCATTAACTACATCAATTGCAACTAAGAAGATTGCTCCATATAAAGAAATCGTTTCTCATGGTTTCGTATTAGATGGTCAAGGCAGAAAAATGAGTAAATCATTAGGTAATGTTATTGACCCATTAGCAGTAATGAAAGAACAAGGTGCTGACGTATTAAGATTATGGGTAGCATCAGTTGACTATGAAGCAGATGTTAGAATTTCTAATGATTTAATGAAACAAGTTTCTGAATCATATAGAAAAATTAGAAACACATTTAGATTTATGTTAGGTGTTGTCAATGATTTTAATCCTGAAACAGATTATGTAGGTTGGTCAATGAGAGGTCAATTAAACCGTATTGTGACTGATAAGTATTATGAATTAGCATCTAAGACAAACGAAGCATATAAAAACTATAATTTTGCTGAAGTTACACGCTTAGTGATGCCATTTATTATTAATGAATTATCAGCATTCTACTTAGACTATACAAAAGATACATTATACTGTGATGATCAAAATGATTTTGAACGTCGTGCAATTCAATCAACAATTTATGATATCTTATTAGGTTTACTTGCAATCCTTACACCAATCATTCCACATACAACTTCTGAAGCATATAGCCACTTACCTTATAAAGCTGAAGAAGATATTTACTTAGAACGTATGCCAGTTGGTGGCAGAATGAAAGAGCCCAAATTACAAGAAAATTATGTTCATTTCGTAACCTTACGTGATGAAGTATTAAAACACTTAGAATTAGCTCGTGCATCTAAATTAATTGGTAAATCATTAGAAGCTAAAGTTACAATCAATGTGACAAAAGAAATGATGGACGCATTAACATACTTACAATTGACAGAAAACTTAAATAAAGTATTAATTGTTTCAAAAGTTAACTTAATCTTAAGCAATGAGTTCAGCGTATTAGTTGAAAAGGCTGATGGCGTTTTATGTGAACGTTGCTGGAACATTGTTGATGAAGTCAATGGTGATAAACTTTGTCACCGTTGTGAACATGTAATTGGAGGAAGAAGATGA
- the ftsZ gene encoding cell division protein FtsZ, whose amino-acid sequence MVFGYSDEFNQKPVIKVIGVGGGGNSAINRMIENDVKGVSYVAMNTDAQVLKVSKAEERIQLGKKLTRGLGAGAKPEVGKQAALESEEEIREVLSNADMVFITCGMGGGTGTGAAPVIARIAKEMGILTIGIVTKPFKFEGPLRMQHAIMGLEELKPNVDTLIVIPNERLFTIADHTMQLLDAFRESDKILRQGVQGIAEIISVPGMINVDFADVRTVMENKGTALMGIGIASGETRAVEAARKAIHSKLLEVSIDGATDAIVNITTGPSVLLFEIEEALTEIRNATESDLNVIYGHTVNVDLDDEMIVTIIATGYELKSKENTVENLASEIFKKNTVEQVKVTKTGLEPVESTEEETPKGRRIPDWLKKKF is encoded by the coding sequence ATGGTTTTTGGATATTCAGATGAATTTAATCAGAAACCGGTTATTAAAGTCATTGGTGTTGGTGGTGGAGGAAACTCTGCAATTAACAGAATGATTGAAAACGATGTTAAAGGGGTATCCTATGTAGCGATGAATACTGACGCACAAGTGCTCAAAGTTTCAAAAGCTGAAGAAAGAATTCAACTAGGAAAAAAATTAACTCGTGGACTTGGTGCAGGTGCAAAACCTGAAGTTGGTAAACAAGCAGCGCTTGAATCTGAAGAAGAAATTAGAGAAGTATTATCAAATGCTGATATGGTATTTATCACATGTGGTATGGGTGGCGGAACAGGAACTGGTGCAGCACCAGTTATTGCTAGAATTGCTAAAGAAATGGGTATTCTAACAATTGGGATTGTCACAAAACCTTTTAAATTTGAAGGGCCATTAAGAATGCAACATGCAATCATGGGTCTAGAAGAATTAAAACCAAATGTTGATACTTTAATTGTTATTCCTAATGAACGTCTGTTTACAATTGCTGACCATACAATGCAACTACTTGATGCGTTTAGAGAATCAGACAAGATTCTACGTCAAGGTGTACAAGGTATTGCTGAAATCATTTCAGTGCCTGGTATGATTAACGTTGACTTTGCTGACGTTAGAACAGTGATGGAAAACAAAGGTACTGCTTTAATGGGAATCGGTATTGCAAGTGGTGAAACACGTGCAGTAGAAGCTGCTAGAAAAGCAATTCATTCAAAATTATTAGAAGTTTCAATTGATGGTGCTACAGATGCTATTGTAAATATTACAACAGGACCATCTGTCTTACTATTTGAAATTGAAGAAGCATTAACTGAAATCAGAAACGCAACCGAATCTGATTTAAATGTTATTTATGGTCATACAGTGAACGTTGACTTAGATGATGAAATGATCGTTACAATTATTGCAACTGGTTATGAATTAAAATCTAAAGAAAATACTGTAGAGAACTTAGCTTCTGAAATCTTTAAAAAGAACACAGTTGAACAAGTAAAAGTTACTAAAACCGGACTTGAACCAGTTGAAAGTACAGAAGAAGAAACACCAAAAGGAAGAAGAATTCCAGACTGGTTAAAGAAAAAATTTTAA
- the tgt gene encoding tRNA guanosine(34) transglycosylase Tgt — MYLIKYEVLHICKQSGARLGRLTTPHGVFETPLFMPVGTLATVKTLTPEEIREVSEGLILGNTYHLWQQPGNDIVKAHGGIRGFMKWDGALLTDSGGFQVFSLAKLRDIKEEGVTFKHHKSGAPLFLSPEIAIKIQEDLGADIIMSFDECPPPYESYEYQKKSVERTIRWAKRGKEALTTDQALFGIVQGGLNKDLREFCAKELAKLDFPGYSIGGLSVGETKAEMYEMTKFLNPILPFDKPRYLMGVGAPEDLLENVINGVDMFDCVLPTRNARHGTAFTTYGKVQVKAQKFERDMNPLDPGLETSISKYSKSYIRHLFKAEEILGQRMLTIQNLAYLKYLMSEIRQAIKEDRLLDFKKEFYAKTNYPEVKY, encoded by the coding sequence ATTTATTTGATAAAATATGAAGTCTTACACATTTGTAAGCAAAGTGGCGCAAGATTAGGTAGATTAACAACTCCTCATGGGGTTTTTGAAACACCTCTTTTTATGCCAGTTGGAACCTTGGCTACTGTAAAAACTTTAACTCCTGAAGAAATTAGAGAAGTTTCTGAAGGCTTAATTTTAGGTAATACTTATCATTTATGGCAACAACCAGGAAATGATATTGTTAAAGCACACGGTGGTATTAGAGGATTTATGAAATGGGATGGTGCACTTTTAACAGATAGTGGCGGATTCCAAGTTTTCTCTTTAGCTAAACTAAGAGATATTAAAGAAGAAGGTGTTACATTTAAACACCATAAATCAGGTGCTCCATTGTTCTTATCACCTGAAATTGCAATCAAAATACAAGAAGATTTAGGTGCAGATATCATCATGTCATTTGATGAATGTCCACCTCCATATGAAAGTTATGAATATCAAAAGAAATCTGTTGAAAGAACGATTCGTTGGGCTAAACGTGGCAAAGAAGCATTAACAACAGACCAAGCATTATTTGGTATCGTTCAAGGTGGATTAAATAAAGATTTAAGAGAATTTTGTGCTAAAGAATTAGCTAAACTTGATTTCCCTGGTTATTCAATTGGTGGATTATCAGTTGGTGAAACAAAAGCCGAAATGTATGAAATGACTAAGTTCTTAAATCCAATCTTACCATTTGATAAACCAAGATACTTAATGGGTGTTGGTGCGCCAGAAGATTTACTTGAAAATGTAATTAATGGCGTAGATATGTTTGACTGTGTCTTACCGACAAGAAATGCACGTCATGGTACGGCATTTACAACTTATGGAAAAGTTCAAGTTAAAGCTCAAAAGTTTGAACGCGATATGAATCCATTAGACCCTGGTCTAGAAACATCTATTTCAAAATACTCAAAGAGTTATATTAGACACTTATTTAAAGCAGAAGAAATTTTAGGTCAAAGAATGTTAACAATTCAAAATTTAGCCTACCTAAAGTATTTAATGAGTGAGATTAGACAAGCAATCAAGGAAGACCGATTATTAGACTTCAAAAAAGAGTTCTATGCGAAAACGAATTATCCTGAAGTAAAGTATTAA
- the deoD gene encoding purine-nucleoside phosphorylase, translating to MATPHIELEDKSKIAKTVLMPGDPLRAKFIAETYLENVEQINGVRNMFGYTGTYKGKKISVMGSGMGMPSIGIYSYELFKFYDVETIIRIGSAGAYTDKLNLYDVVLSTAAWSESSYAKTMGVSSKKKLNATKSVNSALKRSAKKLGIEIHEGVIHSSDVFYRINGDEFKDIHEKHGCLCVEMESFALFANALATGKKAACLLTISDSLVTHELTSAKERQEAFTRMMEIALNAKV from the coding sequence ATGGCAACACCACATATTGAGTTAGAAGATAAAAGCAAAATTGCAAAAACTGTTCTAATGCCTGGAGATCCACTTAGAGCTAAGTTTATTGCAGAAACATATTTAGAAAACGTTGAACAAATCAACGGCGTAAGAAATATGTTTGGATATACAGGAACTTATAAAGGAAAGAAGATTTCTGTTATGGGTTCTGGCATGGGTATGCCTTCAATTGGTATTTACTCATATGAATTATTTAAATTCTACGATGTAGAAACAATCATTCGTATCGGTTCAGCGGGCGCTTATACTGATAAGTTAAACTTATACGATGTTGTATTATCTACAGCAGCATGGAGTGAATCTTCATACGCTAAAACAATGGGCGTATCTTCTAAGAAGAAACTAAATGCTACAAAATCAGTAAATAGCGCATTAAAGAGAAGTGCTAAAAAATTAGGCATTGAAATTCATGAAGGTGTTATTCACTCATCTGACGTATTCTACCGTATCAATGGTGATGAATTCAAAGATATTCATGAAAAACATGGTTGTCTATGTGTCGAAATGGAATCATTTGCATTATTCGCTAATGCATTAGCAACAGGTAAAAAAGCTGCTTGTTTATTAACAATTTCAGATTCACTTGTTACACATGAACTAACTTCTGCTAAAGAACGTCAAGAAGCATTTACTAGAATGATGGAGATTGCTCTTAACGCTAAAGTATGA
- the ychF gene encoding redox-regulated ATPase YchF yields MMLSIGIVGLPNVGKSTLFNAITNSGVLAANYPFATIDPNVGVVQVNDDRLENLAKIYKSAKIIPTAIEFIDIAGLVKGASKGEGLGNQFLSHIRQVDAIAHVIRCFEDTNITHVEGRVDPIRDLEIIEMELRLADLESIEKRLPRLEKMLKVKNAEAMVEASALTKVKTMIETDGRPSDLDFSDEEKKIVKNLNLLSLKQNLYIANLADTDLANPTANNHFNALVEKGKSLGIDVIPISAQVEYEISTIEDKEEQTIFLESYGLKESGLDSVIKKGYEILGLKTYFTCGPQETRAWTFVAGTKAPQAAGIIHTDFEKGFIKAETLSYDDLMACGSPVAAKEKGKVRLEGKDYVVQDGDIMHFRFNV; encoded by the coding sequence ATTATGTTAAGTATTGGAATTGTAGGTTTACCAAATGTTGGTAAATCAACACTATTTAATGCAATTACTAACTCAGGAGTATTAGCAGCAAACTATCCATTTGCAACTATCGATCCAAACGTTGGTGTTGTACAAGTTAATGATGATAGACTAGAAAATCTAGCTAAAATTTATAAATCTGCAAAGATTATTCCAACAGCAATCGAATTCATTGATATTGCTGGTTTAGTAAAAGGGGCTTCAAAAGGTGAAGGATTAGGTAACCAATTCTTATCACACATCCGTCAAGTTGATGCGATTGCACACGTTATTCGTTGTTTTGAAGATACAAACATTACACATGTTGAAGGTAGAGTTGATCCGATTCGTGACCTTGAAATCATTGAAATGGAATTAAGATTAGCTGATTTAGAATCAATCGAAAAGAGATTACCTAGATTAGAAAAAATGTTAAAAGTTAAAAACGCTGAAGCAATGGTAGAAGCGTCTGCATTAACAAAGGTAAAAACAATGATTGAAACAGACGGTAGACCAAGTGATTTAGATTTTTCTGATGAAGAAAAGAAAATTGTTAAAAATCTTAATTTACTGTCTTTAAAACAAAATTTATATATCGCAAATTTAGCTGATACTGATTTAGCAAATCCAACTGCTAATAATCACTTCAATGCATTAGTAGAAAAAGGTAAATCATTAGGAATTGATGTAATTCCGATTTCAGCTCAAGTAGAATACGAAATTTCTACCATTGAAGATAAAGAAGAACAAACTATTTTCTTAGAAAGTTATGGCTTAAAAGAATCTGGTTTAGATTCAGTAATTAAAAAAGGTTATGAAATCTTAGGCTTAAAAACTTACTTTACTTGTGGACCACAAGAAACAAGAGCGTGGACATTTGTTGCAGGGACAAAAGCCCCTCAAGCAGCAGGTATCATTCATACTGACTTTGAAAAAGGATTTATTAAAGCTGAAACATTATCATATGATGATTTAATGGCTTGTGGATCTCCAGTGGCAGCTAAAGAAAAAGGTAAAGTTCGTTTAGAAGGTAAAGATTATGTTGTGCAAGATGGTGACATTATGCACTTTAGATTTAATGTATAA
- a CDS encoding YggS family pyridoxal phosphate-dependent enzyme, whose amino-acid sequence MNFLDYKDNIVCASKYFTVEEMNKIYELGIRNFGENYVQDLLCKKEAVNHKDIIWHLIGHLQTNKVKQVINEIDYLHSLDSIKLAKEIQKYRINPLNCFIQLNISHEESKSGLIVENLTDFMEEIKKYDKINIIGFMAMGVDNNLVATENVFKTLNDLKKQYGLEKTSMGMSHDFELALKYQSDYLRIGSLFKGVI is encoded by the coding sequence ATGAACTTCTTAGATTATAAAGATAATATTGTATGTGCTTCTAAATATTTTACGGTAGAAGAAATGAATAAAATATATGAACTAGGTATTAGAAACTTTGGTGAAAATTATGTTCAAGATCTTCTATGCAAAAAAGAAGCAGTTAATCATAAAGATATTATTTGGCATTTAATAGGACATCTTCAAACGAATAAAGTGAAACAAGTAATTAATGAAATTGATTACCTTCATTCACTAGATTCTATTAAATTAGCTAAAGAGATTCAAAAATACCGTATAAATCCGTTAAACTGTTTTATTCAACTTAATATTTCACATGAAGAAAGTAAATCTGGGTTAATTGTCGAAAACTTAACCGACTTTATGGAAGAGATAAAAAAATATGATAAAATAAATATAATCGGGTTTATGGCCATGGGTGTAGATAATAATTTAGTTGCTACAGAAAATGTCTTTAAGACATTGAATGATTTAAAAAAGCAATATGGATTAGAAAAAACATCAATGGGTATGAGTCATGATTTTGAATTAGCACTTAAATATCAAAGTGATTATTTAAGAATTGGATCACTATTCAAAGGGGTAATCTAA
- a CDS encoding M16 family metallopeptidase, whose product MTILKNSRFKTIHLSFCFIDKNEKDAYSYRFLLARILTSYSTKYPTKKSLINAFSNLYGSYVSSKLNVMGQYSMLRFTMSFASPKFIDDLNYEDDIIDLIKDMLFDRKLFDEQIFNETKRRLIEQIETLPERKFEYARDMFLTHNFGNHYIAHPSYGTLEEVEKITVNDLYQYYLEHFLTNDIKIYATGDISESLQSKIDNLKSFERVTLKERLMIEDFNKSYTHHETKLPMGQSFIFLAYNLNINRLDKLYIPAILASLMLSGYPDSILFKEFREELGLAYEVDARFEYDKKYLFIFAGVNNETRLDSFQALKEIVERYIQNGPSEEMLFNAKKALINQTILAEDYQQSYIPKLIANELYQTNSTLENDIENIKRVTVSEVKEVLSMLKLTTSFIVEGENESESI is encoded by the coding sequence ATGACCATTTTAAAAAATAGTCGATTTAAAACGATACATTTATCATTCTGTTTCATCGATAAAAATGAAAAAGATGCGTATTCGTATCGTTTTTTATTAGCCCGCATTTTAACAAGTTACTCAACTAAATATCCTACAAAAAAATCACTAATCAATGCATTTTCTAATCTTTATGGTTCATATGTGTCATCTAAATTGAATGTAATGGGGCAATATTCTATGCTCCGTTTTACAATGTCATTTGCGAGTCCAAAATTTATTGATGACTTAAATTATGAAGATGATATCATTGATTTAATTAAAGATATGCTTTTTGATCGAAAGTTATTCGATGAACAGATTTTTAATGAGACAAAAAGAAGATTAATTGAACAAATTGAAACATTACCTGAACGTAAATTTGAGTATGCTAGAGATATGTTTTTAACGCATAATTTTGGTAATCACTATATTGCGCATCCAAGTTATGGGACACTAGAAGAAGTAGAAAAAATAACAGTAAATGATTTATATCAGTATTATTTAGAACATTTCTTAACAAATGATATTAAAATTTATGCCACAGGTGATATTTCTGAATCGCTTCAATCAAAAATTGATAACCTAAAGTCATTTGAACGTGTAACCTTGAAAGAGCGCTTAATGATTGAAGACTTCAATAAGTCTTATACACACCATGAAACAAAGTTACCAATGGGACAATCATTTATATTCTTGGCATATAACTTGAATATTAATCGTTTAGATAAATTATATATACCTGCAATCTTAGCATCCTTAATGTTAAGTGGATATCCGGATAGTATTTTATTTAAAGAGTTTAGAGAAGAATTAGGTTTAGCTTATGAAGTAGATGCTAGATTTGAATATGATAAAAAGTACTTATTTATTTTTGCTGGTGTTAATAATGAAACGCGATTAGACAGTTTTCAAGCTTTAAAAGAAATTGTTGAGCGTTATATCCAAAATGGACCAAGTGAAGAAATGTTATTTAATGCCAAAAAGGCATTAATTAATCAAACAATTCTTGCAGAAGACTATCAACAAAGTTATATTCCTAAATTAATTGCAAATGAACTTTATCAAACAAACTCAACTTTAGAAAATGATATTGAAAATATCAAGCGTGTTACAGTTTCAGAAGTAAAAGAAGTTTTAAGTATGCTAAAACTAACAACATCATTTATTGTGGAGGGTGAAAATGAATCCGAAAGTATTTGA